The sequence CGCCGCCGTAGATGGCTTCCCAGGTGTCCGCAATCGGCGAGGAGATGTCCACACTGGACAGGACACTGAGGCCACCGGCCTCGCCGTCGGCGGCCTGAGCCTGCTCGTTCGCCGAGGCTAGCGCCGGCAGCTCGTCCATCGCGTCGATCAGCACCTGCTCCTCATAGGCACCGTCGTTCACCGGGAAGTACCCGGTGTTCGCCGCCCAGCGTGCCTGGATCTCGGGGGAGACGAGGAACTTGACGAACTCGTAGGCGGCCTGCTGGGTTTCGTCAGGGCTGTCCTCGAGCATGAAGACTCCGGCCCCGCCAGTAGGAGACTGGCCGGGCTCGACACCGTTGGGCACCGGGGTCGGCATCGAGTCGAACTCGAAGTCGGCCGCCTCCTCGTGCATGATCGTGGCCGCGGTGGTGTCGACGATCATGCCGATCTGTCCCGTGTACCACGGCTGGCGCATATCGTCGTGGCTGCGGCCGTAGTTACCGATCAGGCCCTCATCGAACATTTCCTGCAGCCACGTCATGATCTCCACACCGGTATCGCTGTTGAATACCGCTTCGGTGGCAGGTGCAGAGTGGCCATTGTCATTGTTGACCATCGGCTCGCCGCTCCGGCTCATCATCGAGTGGAACCCGGAGTTATTGATAAGGAATGCCCCGCCCTGGTCCATCCCGAGCTCTTCCTGCAGAGTCCGAGCAGCGTTCTCGAAGTCATCGAAGGTGACCAGTGGCTCGTCCGGGTCAAGGCCTGCCTCGCGGAAAGCATCGACATTGTAGAAGACGACTTCCATCGAGGCCGCCTGAGGCATGTACTGCAATTCTCCATCGACGGCGTAGGAGTCGCGGACGACCGGCAGGAGAGATTCAATGTCGAACTCATCATCAGCATCGATGAACTGCTGCATCGGAGCGACGATCCCAGCGTCGACAGTTTCCTGGACGCGCCCAGAGTTGATCTGCATCAGGTCGGGAGCCTCATCGGTACCCACCACTTGCATGAGCTTGGTGTACGCCTCGTCATACATCCCGTGTTCGGATGCGTCGATGAAGATCTCTGACTGACTGTCGTTGAACTCTTCGATGTACTCTTGCAGCTGCTCGCCGTTATTTCCCCGCATCGAGTGCCAGAAGGTGACGACGGTCCTGCCTTCATCGTCGGTCGCCGGTTCATTACCCGAACAACCACTCAGTATCAGAGCAGCAACACCGACGGCCGCCAGCCCGGTCAGCCCTTTTCGTGCTCGTCTCATCCCTCGCGCCTCCAGTGCTTTGGGTATTCGCGTGATAGTCGTCGAATAGACGGATTCGGAACAGCGTCAACGTACCCCGCCTGCCCGAGCCTGCCGACGCTGTGCACGTACGTGCAGGTAGTTCTGCGGTATTCTCCGGACCGTCATGCTCTGTTTGCACCAACGTGCATCTGCTTTCTTGCCATCCGGACAGGAGCGTTGACCGGCGGGGCTGGAGTGCTGCACCCGGCGGCCTGACCCGGGCTTGCATCCATATCCGCGATGCTGAAGGCTCGAACCGGCGGCCCAGCACGAGCACCCTCAAGGAGAACCGTGACCCTCGATCAGTTCGCCACGCCCGACGGCGGTACTCGCCTTCATCTGCGAGCCGGCGGTGTCGCGGTGGTGCTCGACGTCCCCGCCGCCGGCCTGCCGCGGATCCGGCACTGGGGCACCGATCTCGGTGCGCTGGGCGAAGCGGGGCTGGATGCGCTGGTGGCCACCGGGCACGAGCAACAGCTGACCGACCTGCCCGGTGACGGCGTGCCGCTGGCACTGCTGCCCTCCCCGGCCGACGGCTGGTTGTGGACGCCCGGGCTGACCGGCCACCGAGGCGGAGCACACTTCTCCCCGGCATTCACCGGCACACAGGCCCAGGTGACCGACCCGGACCGCCCGGAGATCGCCCACCAGCTGAGCGTCACCGCTACCGATGCGGTGGCCGGTCTGGAGGTGGCGATCGAGATCACCCTCGCCCACAGCGGGCTGCTCGGTACTCGGGTGAGGGTGACCAACACGGCCGAGAGTAGCTATGACCTGGCCAGCCTGGAGGTCGCCCTGCCGGTCCCGGATGAGGCCCGGGAGCTGGTGGACATGACCGGGCGGCAGCTGCGGGAACGTTCGTTGCAGCGGGCCGCGCTGACCATCGGCACCCACCTGCGCGAGTCGCGCCGAGCCTCGGCCCACGAGGCCAGCCTGCTCACCGCCGTCGGTACGCCCGGATTCTCCTGGCGCAGCGGCCAGGTCTGGGCGATGCACGTGGCCTTCTCCGGCAACACCCGCAGTTATGCCGAACGCACCAATACCGGCGCCCGGCTGCTCGGCGGGGGCGAGCTGCTGCTACCCGGGGAGGTCCGGCTGGCAGCGGGTGAGTCCTACACCTCACCGTGGGTCTACGGCTCCGCCGGTACCGGCCTGGACGAGGTGGCCACGCGGTTCCACGAGTTCCTCCGAGCCCGCCCGGAGCACCCGCGCTCACCCCGGCCGGTGACGTTGAACGTGTGGGAGGCGGTGTACTTCGACCACCGGCTGGACCGTCTCGTCCAGCTCGCGGACCGGGCCGCCCGGGTGGGCGTGGAACGGTACGTGCTCGACGACGGCTGGTTCCGGCATCGCCGGGACGATACCGCAGGTCTGGGCGACTGGTACGTGGACGAGGAGGTCTGGCCGGACGGCCTCGGCCCGCTGGTGACGGCCGTCCGCGAGCGCGGTATGCAGTTCGGGCTGTGGTTCGAGCCGGAGATGATCAACGAGGACTCCGATCTTGCCCGAGCCCACCCGGACTGGATCATGGGCCCCGGCGAGCGGCTGCCGATCCGGCACCGCCACCAGCAGGTACTGAACCTCACCGTGCCCGCGGCGTATGTCTACCTGCGCGAGCGGATCAGTGCGCTGGTCTCCGAGTACGCCATCGACTACCTCAAGTGGGACCACAACCGGTCCCTGGTGGAAGCTGGCACCCGGTCCACCGCCCGCCCGGCGGTCCACCAGCAGACGCTGGCGCTGTACCGGTTGATCGACGAGCTGAAGGCGGCCCACCCGGGGCTGGAGATCGAGTCCTGCGCCAGCGGCGGGGGCCGGATCGACCTGGGCATCCTGGCGCGCACGGACCGGGTCTGGGCTTCAGACTGCAACGATCCCACCGAACGTCAGCTGATCGAGTCCGGCACCCGGCTGCTGCTGCCACCCGAGCTGATCGGCTCGCACGTGGCCAGCCCCACCTCGCACACCACTGGCCGCACGCACACCCTGGCCTACCGGGTCGGGACGGCGTTCTTCTCCCACCTGGGCATCGAGTGGGACCTGACCGCGGCATCCGCGGAGGACCTGGACCAGCTCGCGAACTGGATCAGGGTGCACAAGCAGCACCGCCACCTGCTGCACACCGGCACTGTCGTGCGCGCCGACCACGCACCCGAGGGCGGCTGGTGCCACGGCGTCGTGGCGAGCGACCAGCGCGAGGCGATCTACGCCGTCGTGAATCTGCAGAGTTCGGCTACCGCACCGGGTGGCCGGATCCGCCTGCCCGGCCTCGACCCGGAGGCCAGCTACCGGCTGCGCCCGCTGGCCCCGGGCGACGGGTCCGAGCTGTTCAACAACCACGGCACACCGTCATGGTGGACCGAGGGACTGACCGTTCCGGGCCGCGTGCTGACCGAGCGGGGCGTGCAGCCGCCGGCGCTGAACCCGGAGCGGCTCGCGCTGCTGCACCTCGAGCGAGTCTGAGCTGCCACCGCCGGCACCCTGCTGTGCGGCACCCCGATCCCCTCTGACCCGACCCCTCGGAATCTGGTTGCAACTGGATTCCGAGGGCCGAACTGGATTCCGTGGGACCGGTGGGGCCGGGCCGGAGCACGTGCGCGGCGGGCCCTCAGGCCGAGTGGCGGAGTTGTTCGGCCCACCGGATGTCGCCAGATCGCCCGCGGCTCTCCAGCGTCCGGGCGAGAGAGTCCCGCATCATCTGCAGGTCGAGGAACGCGTGCACCGCCTCGTGGCCGGCGATCGCCGACTCGAACAGCTCGACCGCACGGTCCAGGTCGCCGAGCTTCTCGTAGCACCAGGCGAGTACGCCGTCGGCACTGCCCCAGTACTGGCCGAACCGGAAGAGACCGTGCTCGCCACGATGGGGCAGCAGATGCGTCACGCACTGGTTGATAGCGCTCTGCTCGCCGGACCGGATGCAGACCCGGCCCAGCAGCAGCAGCCGGGGCACGATGTCGCTGTCCGGGATGTCCTGGTCGCGGACCTCCTCAAGCAGGTCGGCGCACCGGTCACGCGTCTCCTCCAGCGGTGCCGAGCCGGAGCGCAGGTAGGCGCTGACGTAGCGCATGATCGGGTGCCTGCTGGCCCAGCTGGGGTTGCTCAGCAGGGGCGAGCGGCGGGCGGCCTCCACATCGCCGGAGACCATCGCCAGATAGGTGCGCTGACCGTAGAAGCTCGCTGCGCGGCGGGCGTTCTCCGCCGGGTCGAGGTGCGGTGGTGCGGCGAGTGCCTCGTCGATGAGCCGGTGCCCGCGCTCGATCTGGCCAGTGGCGATCGTGGTGGTGATCCGCCACTGGGTCAGGTCGAACCGGGTCTGGTCGTCCGCCTCGGTGATCGGCACCGGGCAGGCCGGCTGATCGTCCATGGCCCGGACTCCGGCGGCGACCTCGCTGACCCACAGCCGCAGCCAAGATCCGACCGGGTCGGCCGTCGGGTCCTGGACCAGCTGGCGGGCGGTGGCCAGCTGGTCCGGTACCGTCTGGTGCTCCCAGACGGCCGTGCGCAACCGGCCGGTCAGGGCGGGTTCGACCTCAGTGGCGGCAGCCAGCAGTTCCGCGGCGCGGCCGGGCCGGTAGACCTGGATCGCCGCGAGCGCGTCCCCGGCCAGCTCCGGCAGGTTCGCGATCACCCCGGTGCTGCTGGCCTGCGCCACTGCCGCGACCAGCGGGTCGGTGACCTCGGGGCCCACTCGTCGGGCATAGTGCGTGCGCAGGTTGCCGAGCGCCGCGAACAGCTGCCATCGGGGCATCCCGGCGGTGCGCGCCAGCTGCAGCTGGGACTGGTACAGCTCGTTCGCGGACTGGGTCTGCCCGGCGGCGGCGCACGCTCCGGCAGCGGCACCGAGCAGCTGGGCGGTGTCCTCGTCCGGCGAGTGCTCCGGATCCATCGCCAGATAGTCGAGCCCGGCCCGGTAGTGCGCGGCGGCCTGGGTGAAGTCGAGCTGGGCGGCGGCGGCCCGGCCGGCGGCGGTGAGGTGGTCGACCACCTCACGGGTACTGGTGTGCGGCCAGCCACGCATGTAGTGGTGCGCGAGCAGGTCCGCCGGGCACGGCCGGCTGAGGGCGAGCCGGCTCAACGCCCGGCCGATCCCGGCGTGGGTGCGGGTCTGCTCCTCCGCGGCGAGCTGCTGGTAGAGGTGCTCCCGAATGAGCGTGTGCACGAACTCGTGCGACCCCGCCCCGGCGGCCTCGCGGATCAGCCCGTGACTGGCAGCCACGGTGAGGTGGTCGCGCCAGGTGGGCAGGTCCTGCCGGAGCTCACCGGCCAGCGCCGCCAGGGTCATGATGGTGAAGCTGTCGCCCACGGCGGCGGCGATCCGCAACGTGACCAGCACCTCCTCGGAGACGATCTGCAGGTGCGCGTCGATGGCGGCGCGCAGATCGTCCGGCCGGTCCGCGGTGATCACGGTTCCGGCCTGGTGGAGCTGGTGCAGGTACAACGGGTTCCCGCCGGTCAGCCGCTGCATCGCCGCAGCACGGTCGGGGTCACCGCCGGCACCGATGAGCTCGGCGACCGCCTCATGGTCCAGACCCGTCAACCGGATCCGCCGGGTGATCCACGGGGCCAGCTGCCTGCCCGCCGTGCGGCGCCGGGTGGTCAGCACCACCGCCATCGGCAGCGGCCCGGCGCGATCGAGCAGCGCCGCCAGTGCTTCTGCCGTGCCGGGCGGCGCCCAGTGCAGGTCCTCGACCACCAGCACCAGCCCAGCGGGCGAGGCGATCGCCCGCAGCCGCCGGGACAGCTCCTCATGCAGGACGTCAGTACTCACTGCCGGTTCGGCACTCGCGTCACCACCGAGGAGCCGCGCCAGCGGTGATGCGCTGTCCTCGTCCGGGACGAGCGGGGCGAACAGGGCGTACGGGAGGGTCCGGCGGGGGTCGCACGGCAAGATCAGGGCGCGGGGCGCCCCTTCGGCGGCCAGGCGTGTCAGCGCCGCGCGCACCAACACGCTCTTTCCGATACCTGCCTCACCGGAGATCACGACGGCGGCCGGTCGCCCCGTGCGGATCGCCGTCGCCGCCGTATCGGCGACAGCCTCCAGATCGGCCGTGCGACCGACCAGTGCTGCACGGTCATCGGTCGGGGTGGCCTCGGCTGCCCGGACGGCGACCGCGGGGTGCCGAGGTCCGCTCGAGTGACCGGGGCTGGCCACCTGGCCACCCGGGCGAGCGGGCGAAGGTGCGCTGGCAGCGGCGTCGCCGAGCCGCTCGATCGCGCGGGACAGCTCGGGCCCGGGCTCGATGCCCTGGTCGATCAGCGCGCGCCGGGCCCGGTCGCAGACCCGGTGGGCGTCGGCAGGGTTTCCGAGCTCAAGGTGGCAGCCGATCAGCAGCGCCTGACTGTGCTCCCACTCCGGCCGCGCGGCCGCCACCGGCTCGAGCAGCTCGATCGCTTCGCTCGTGCGCGCGTCAGCGGCGAGCAGCTCGGCAAGTCGTTCCATCGCCCCCAGGCGCAGCTCGGTCAACCGGTTCGCTTCGGTGGCCGGCAGGTGCGGCGGGGGCTCCTCGGTGCCGCGCCACATGGACAACGCTTGCCCGAACGCGGCGGTGGCAGCGGGCCGGTCGCCGGCCCGATCCAGCGCACTGCCGCGCAGCAGCAGCGCCTCAAAGTCCGCGGCATCGATCCGGCACCGTGCGGTGACCAGCCAGTACCCGTACGGGTCGGAATCGATGACGCGGGCACCCCACTTCTTCCGGAGCCGCCACACCAACGTCGCGAGCGATCGACGGGGCCGGGGCGGGAGCTCACCGGCGTAGACGGTATCGACGAGCTCGGCGATCGGCAGCCGCGCCTCACGTCGCGCGGCGACGGCAAGTGCCGCGATCAGACGCCGCTGGGTGGGTCCGCGCGGGGTGACATCCTCACCGTCGACAGCCACGGACAGCTGCCCCAGGATCCCGATTCGGACGACGGCGTCGGCCCCGTCGTCCGCTGCCGGCACGCGCGCGGGCGCACTCCGTCCAGACTCCGTCGCCGACATCCGCTCCCCCGGATCGTCATCCTGCCTCGTGCAGGCCGTAGCAAGTGTATAACCCTGGACGCCCGATCAACAGTGACTTGGATCACAGTTAAGGTGCTTCTCGGCTCGATCAACGCCGGACTGATGAGAGCGCCGGACTGATCAGAGCGGATGGTCGTCCACGTCGATCACCGAGATCGACGCGACCTGGGGGTCCCGGTGCGCGATCAGGTCGGTCAAGCGCTGGGAGACCGGGTGGCCGCCGAGCTCGGCGACCGCCTGCCGCAGCACAGCCAGCGCATCTGCCTGGCGGTCGAGCAGGTGCAGCGCCCGTGCCAGCAGCAGCCGGAAGCCGAGCCGGTCCGGATGTGCGGCCACCAGCTGACGTAGCTGGGCGACGGTGGTGAAGTCCACCCCGGACTCCATGGCGAGCTCCTGCTGCATCTCCAGCACGGCGAGCCGAGTCCGGCTGAGCGCCTCGATCGCGGGCATCGCATCGAGGAGGTGAGCCAGCTCGGGATAGGGATCGGAGCGCCACAGAGCCAGCGCGCGCTCGACGTCCTCGGCGACGCGCTCGTGGTCCCCCTCACGCCAGTGCTGACGCGCGTCGGCCGCCAGGGTGGCGAACCGGGCGGCGTCGATCACCTGATCGTCGGCGGTGAGCCGGGCGCTTGCCGGTTCCAGGGTGAGTACACCCGGGAGGTCGGCGGCCAGCCCACGCAGCACGGCGCGGGCGCGTTGGTCGGGGTCGGACGGACCGTCATCGGCCAGCAGCTGAGCGAGGTCGGCGATCCGCACCGGCCGGTTCGCGTGCATCACCAGCCAGCCGAGCACCACGCTCGCCTGCCCACCGACCCCGACCGGACCGTTCGCGGTCTGGACCTGGAGCGGCCCGAGAACCCGTATCTGCATCATTCTCTTCCTCCAGGGCACCACCACCGGCGCCACACCGCGCCGGCGACTCCGGTTCAGCGTAGTCACGCGGGCGCACCTGCCGGTCACCACTCGGTCTCCGCCTCGAACCGCACTGTTGACCGGGCGGTGACCGAGCCACCAGGACAGGTGACCGGCCGGTGACCCGCCCTCCCTCCCCGGTTGCCACCGTGATGGCTGCTGCGGCCGTGAGCCGCACCGCACAGACACCATCGAGGGGAGTTGCCGCAGGCCATGTACACGAGCAGAGGTCCGGGGATCGGAGTAGCAGCCGGTCTCGCCTACACCGGAGTCGCCACCGGCTTCTACCTGGTCGTGGCGCTGGTGGTCGTCGTGGCTGGCCTGCTGCTGGTCCGCGCGGCCAGGCTGCGGAAGGCCGAGCACCGATGATGCCGCTACTGATCGGCATCTCGCTGGCCATCGTGGTGATGTTCCTGTCCTACCTGACCACGATCGCCCGGGCGTTCTTCCGCCGTCGGCCGGACCAGCCGGGTGAGGCAGCCGCGTTCGAGTGGCACATGTTCGTCCCCTGCCGGGACGAGGAGGTGGTCATCGGTGCCACGGTCGACGAGCTGCGGCGCTCCTTCGGCCAGGCGCATGTGTGGGTGATCGACGACGACAGCGACGACGCCACTGCGGAGGTGGTGACCGGCCGCGCGACGGGCGACGCGATGGTGCACCTGGTCCAGCGCCGTCGCCCACTCGCCCGCACCGGCAAAGGGGATGCACTGAACGCGGCCTACCAGCAGTTGAACGACTTCCTGCCGGCCGGTTGCGACCGCTCCCGGGTGATCGTCTGCGTGGTCGACGCGGACGGGCAGATGGCCGACGACGCCCTGGACCACGTGGCCGGAGCGGCAGTCTTCGGTGACCCCCAGGTGGGTGCGGCGCAGATCTCGGTGCGGATGCGCAACCGTGACGAACGCCTGCCCCGGCCGGCGAAGGGACGAGTAGCCAATGCGCTCTCCCGCTACCTGGTCCGGATGCAGGACATCGAGTTCCGCACCTCGATCTGTGCGATGCAGGCGCTGCGCACCAAGACCCGGAGCGTGGGCCTGGGCGGTAACGGCCAGTTCACTCGGCTGACCGTGCTCGACGCGATCGCCGACCAGGCCGGGCAGCCGTGGCACGGCGCGCTGCTGGAGGACTTCGAGCTCGGCGTGCATGTGCTGCTGACCGGGTACGAGGTGCGCTTCGTGGCCGATACGCACGTCTCGCAGGAGGGCCTGACCGACGTCAAGCGCCTGTTCACCCAACGGACCAGGTGGTCCCAGGGGAACGTGCAGTGCATCAGCTATCTGCCGCAGATCGTGCGGTCCCCACACTTCACCTCAGGCGCCGTGCTGGAGGCGGGCTACTACCTGCTGCTGCCGTTCATCCAGATGGTCGGGCTGTTCCTCTGGCCGACGCTGCTGGTGCTCACCGTGTCCGGGATGCTGCAGCTACCGGTCGGCCTCGGCGAGCTGCTCGCCAACTCGTGGTGGTTGCTCGCCCTGTTCTTCCTGATGAGCGTGGTCCCGTTCGCGATGTGGGGCCCGATCTACCGGGCCAAGTGCGAACCCGCCTCCGGGCGCTGGCGCTCGATCGGCTGGGGCCTGGGGCTGTGGCTCTACACCTACTACATGTACGTCTCGGTGACCCGAGCGTTCATCCGCCTCGCGCTGCGCCGCCGCGGCTGGGCGAAGACCCGGCGCAACGCCGAGAACCTCACCATCGGACTGACAGCGAAAGAAGCGTGACCCGATGACCTCAGTACCCACCACCTACCCGCGCTCGCGCAGGATGGTGCGCATCGCCGTCGGGCTGGTCCTGCTCGCCGCGGCGACGGCGTTACTCACCTGGCAACCGCAGGTACGCGCGGGCGAGATGGGCCTGGCCGGCAGCTGGTTCCACCTGGTGCTGGCCGGAACCACCCACACCGCCGGGGACACCATCTACTTCAGCTGGACCGGCGGGCCGTTGATCGGCCTGCAGGACACCTGGGAGTGCACGGTCGCGCTGCTGGCGGCACCGCTGTGCGCCATCGGCGGAGCGCTGCTGGCGCTGACCCGAGTACCCGCGCACCGGCTCCTGACCGGGCTGGTGCTGGCGCTGGTGCTGGTGGTCGCCGTGAACCAGGTGCGCCTCGCGATGATCGCGATCTCGCTGCAGCGCTGGGGCCTGGACGGCTACGACCTCAGCCACAAAGTTCTCGGATCGATCGTCGCCATCGCGGGCTTCGTCCTCGCCGCGATGGTCTTCCTGAAGATCGCCGGGGCATCCCCGAAGGGCCGGCACCGGCCGGTCGCACCACTCGGATAACACCAAGGGAGAGGAAACACGGAAATGAAGACACGAACACAGAGACACGGCGCGAGGCGGGCACTGACCGTGCTGGCCGGAGTGGCCATGGCCCTCGGGCTCGGAGCGGTTGCCGCCCCGGCTGCCCAGGCGGCTGATACCGATGCCGACCTGTCCCTCCTCAACAGCGGCCAAGGCCGTTGGGGCGAAACCGCTCCCGGTGCGTTCAGCATCGGAGCCCACAACCACGGACCGGCCGTGGCCACGAACTGGGTCGCAACCGCAACCTTCACTGACTTGGTCACGATCGATCCGGCCAGCGTGACCTACGAGGGCGCAGTGACCTGCCCGGTGGTGACCGATCAGGAGATCATCTGCTCGGGCGATGCCTTGGCCGTCGACGAGGAAGCCGTAGTTCGATTTGAGGTCATCCCGAGCGGACCGGGCACCGGTTCATGGGAGGCGTCGGTCACCGCCGACGAGGTCGACCCGAATCCCGGGCCCAACTCCGTGTCCGGCCCCTTCGAGGTCACCCCGGTCGACGAGCCAGATCCCGCCGGCTCCGGCGACTGGGGCACCACCGGAAGCAATGTGATGGCGCCGGGAACGAGCGCGTTCTACGACCTGGCCTTCACCTGCCTCTCCACCGAGGGCTGCGACTACGGGCCAGGCGTGACCATCACCGACAAGGCGGTCAACGGCGCCACCTTCAACGCCGGCACCAACAACGTCTTCATCAACGGCGAGACGAGCATCGGCGACTGCGACGTGACCACCACCGACATCAGCTGCACGGTCACCGAGACCGGGCATGCCGACCAGGGTGACGTGATCAGCTCGCAAAGCATCAGCTACAACGTCTCCGAGGACGCCCCGGCTGACTCTCAGGTGTTCGCCCAGACGATCGCCTTCCCCGCCGGCTGGACCGGGAACGACCCGAGCAACGACGTCTACCCGATCTCCACCCCGCCCGAGGTACCAGGACCGATGGTCTCCTGGCAGGTCGGCGCCGGCCTCGGCGGGCTCGTTCTGCTCCTCGGCGGCGGCGCTCTGCTCTGGCGCCGGCAGCACAGCCCGCAACCAGTAGCGGCCTGACCGCCACACAAGCCGCACCGCCGGGTGGATGCCTGCCCATACAACCCCACCCGGCGGTGCTACCCCACACAGCACGTTCAGAAGGGAGGGGTGAGCGATGGCCACCCTGGCGCCTGAACCCGAGGCACCGATCGCCGTCGTGCTCGGGACCCGCCCGGAGATCATCAAGCTCGCCCCGGTGATCCGCGAGCTGGGCGAGCGCGCCTGGGTGATCCACACCGGGCAGCACTACGACCCGAACCTGGCCGACACCTTCTACACCGGCGCCGGTCTGGTGCCGCCCGAAACCCAGCTCGACGGTGTGGGCGGGCGGACCCGCACTGCGCAGATCGCCGGCATCCTCAGCCAGCTCGAGACCCTGTTCACCGCTCGCCGCCCGGCAGCGGTGATCGTGCAGGGCGACACCAACTCCACCAACGCCGGCGCCCAGGCGGCCAGCTATCACGGCATCCCCCTGGTGCACGTGGAGGCCGGGCTGCGCAGCCACGACCGGGCGATGCCGGAGGAGCTGAACCGGCTGCTGGTCGGGGTGCTCGCCGATCTGCACTGCGCCGCGACCGAGCACAATGTGCGCAACCTGCAGCAGGTGGGCGTACCCGCTGAGCGGATCGCACTCACCGGAAACACCATCGTGGCGGCCGTGGAGAACATCCTCGGCCAGGCCGACGACGGCGTCCGGGCGGGCCACGACGCTGCCGAACGCTTCGTGCTCGCCACCATCCACCGGCCGGAGAACACCGACGACCCGGCCCGGCTGGCCACAGTGCTGACCGAGCTGGCCGCCATCGAGCTCCCGGTCCTGCTGCCGCTGCATCCACGCACCCGCGCGCTGCTCGCCCGGCACCAGCTCGAGCACCTGCTCGAGCCGCTCATCGTGCTCGACCCGCTCGGCCATGCCGATTTCCTCACCGCGGCCGCCAACGCCGCGCTGCTGATCTCCGATTCCGGAGGCGTGCAGGAGGAGTGCACCGTGTTGAAGAAGCCGCTGATCGTGGTGCGCAACTCGACCGAACGCCCGGAGTCCATCGACGCCGGCTTCGCTCACCTGGTGCCGCCCGGGCCGGCGATCCACACCCTCGCCGGTGACCTCCTCGCCGACGCCGACCTGGCCCGCCGGTTACGGGCCACCCCCAGCCCCTACGGCGACCAGCACGCCGCCGCCCGGATCGTGGCCGCGACGCTGCGCCTGGTCGGCGGGTCCGGCACCGCGCATTCGAACAACGAGGGAGCGGCAGCCCGGCGCCCGTTGGGCCGAGACCCCGACCGTGTAAAAATGGTTTCCGTCCCAACTGATTTCTACGTTGCTCGTTGACGTAATGTGCCGGTCACGGCATAGTGTGGCCCACGCCACATCGAAGTGCTGGAGGGAACCGACGTGCGTCT is a genomic window of Ruania zhangjianzhongii containing:
- a CDS encoding ABC transporter substrate-binding protein; amino-acid sequence: MRRARKGLTGLAAVGVAALILSGCSGNEPATDDEGRTVVTFWHSMRGNNGEQLQEYIEEFNDSQSEIFIDASEHGMYDEAYTKLMQVVGTDEAPDLMQINSGRVQETVDAGIVAPMQQFIDADDEFDIESLLPVVRDSYAVDGELQYMPQAASMEVVFYNVDAFREAGLDPDEPLVTFDDFENAARTLQEELGMDQGGAFLINNSGFHSMMSRSGEPMVNNDNGHSAPATEAVFNSDTGVEIMTWLQEMFDEGLIGNYGRSHDDMRQPWYTGQIGMIVDTTAATIMHEEAADFEFDSMPTPVPNGVEPGQSPTGGAGVFMLEDSPDETQQAAYEFVKFLVSPEIQARWAANTGYFPVNDGAYEEQVLIDAMDELPALASANEQAQAADGEAGGLSVLSSVDISSPIADTWEAIYGGADPQTALDGAADEVTSLLETYSEAN
- a CDS encoding alpha-galactosidase, whose translation is MTLDQFATPDGGTRLHLRAGGVAVVLDVPAAGLPRIRHWGTDLGALGEAGLDALVATGHEQQLTDLPGDGVPLALLPSPADGWLWTPGLTGHRGGAHFSPAFTGTQAQVTDPDRPEIAHQLSVTATDAVAGLEVAIEITLAHSGLLGTRVRVTNTAESSYDLASLEVALPVPDEARELVDMTGRQLRERSLQRAALTIGTHLRESRRASAHEASLLTAVGTPGFSWRSGQVWAMHVAFSGNTRSYAERTNTGARLLGGGELLLPGEVRLAAGESYTSPWVYGSAGTGLDEVATRFHEFLRARPEHPRSPRPVTLNVWEAVYFDHRLDRLVQLADRAARVGVERYVLDDGWFRHRRDDTAGLGDWYVDEEVWPDGLGPLVTAVRERGMQFGLWFEPEMINEDSDLARAHPDWIMGPGERLPIRHRHQQVLNLTVPAAYVYLRERISALVSEYAIDYLKWDHNRSLVEAGTRSTARPAVHQQTLALYRLIDELKAAHPGLEIESCASGGGRIDLGILARTDRVWASDCNDPTERQLIESGTRLLLPPELIGSHVASPTSHTTGRTHTLAYRVGTAFFSHLGIEWDLTAASAEDLDQLANWIRVHKQHRHLLHTGTVVRADHAPEGGWCHGVVASDQREAIYAVVNLQSSATAPGGRIRLPGLDPEASYRLRPLAPGDGSELFNNHGTPSWWTEGLTVPGRVLTERGVQPPALNPERLALLHLERV
- a CDS encoding AAA family ATPase; the protein is MPAADDGADAVVRIGILGQLSVAVDGEDVTPRGPTQRRLIAALAVAARREARLPIAELVDTVYAGELPPRPRRSLATLVWRLRKKWGARVIDSDPYGYWLVTARCRIDAADFEALLLRGSALDRAGDRPAATAAFGQALSMWRGTEEPPPHLPATEANRLTELRLGAMERLAELLAADARTSEAIELLEPVAAARPEWEHSQALLIGCHLELGNPADAHRVCDRARRALIDQGIEPGPELSRAIERLGDAAASAPSPARPGGQVASPGHSSGPRHPAVAVRAAEATPTDDRAALVGRTADLEAVADTAATAIRTGRPAAVVISGEAGIGKSVLVRAALTRLAAEGAPRALILPCDPRRTLPYALFAPLVPDEDSASPLARLLGGDASAEPAVSTDVLHEELSRRLRAIASPAGLVLVVEDLHWAPPGTAEALAALLDRAGPLPMAVVLTTRRRTAGRQLAPWITRRIRLTGLDHEAVAELIGAGGDPDRAAAMQRLTGGNPLYLHQLHQAGTVITADRPDDLRAAIDAHLQIVSEEVLVTLRIAAAVGDSFTIMTLAALAGELRQDLPTWRDHLTVAASHGLIREAAGAGSHEFVHTLIREHLYQQLAAEEQTRTHAGIGRALSRLALSRPCPADLLAHHYMRGWPHTSTREVVDHLTAAGRAAAAQLDFTQAAAHYRAGLDYLAMDPEHSPDEDTAQLLGAAAGACAAAGQTQSANELYQSQLQLARTAGMPRWQLFAALGNLRTHYARRVGPEVTDPLVAAVAQASSTGVIANLPELAGDALAAIQVYRPGRAAELLAAATEVEPALTGRLRTAVWEHQTVPDQLATARQLVQDPTADPVGSWLRLWVSEVAAGVRAMDDQPACPVPITEADDQTRFDLTQWRITTTIATGQIERGHRLIDEALAAPPHLDPAENARRAASFYGQRTYLAMVSGDVEAARRSPLLSNPSWASRHPIMRYVSAYLRSGSAPLEETRDRCADLLEEVRDQDIPDSDIVPRLLLLGRVCIRSGEQSAINQCVTHLLPHRGEHGLFRFGQYWGSADGVLAWCYEKLGDLDRAVELFESAIAGHEAVHAFLDLQMMRDSLARTLESRGRSGDIRWAEQLRHSA
- a CDS encoding AfsR/SARP family transcriptional regulator, which codes for MMQIRVLGPLQVQTANGPVGVGGQASVVLGWLVMHANRPVRIADLAQLLADDGPSDPDQRARAVLRGLAADLPGVLTLEPASARLTADDQVIDAARFATLAADARQHWREGDHERVAEDVERALALWRSDPYPELAHLLDAMPAIEALSRTRLAVLEMQQELAMESGVDFTTVAQLRQLVAAHPDRLGFRLLLARALHLLDRQADALAVLRQAVAELGGHPVSQRLTDLIAHRDPQVASISVIDVDDHPL